One genomic segment of Esox lucius isolate fEsoLuc1 chromosome 15, fEsoLuc1.pri, whole genome shotgun sequence includes these proteins:
- the cx35.4 gene encoding connexin 35.4: protein MDWKTFQALLSGVNKYSTAFGRIWLSVVFVFRVMVYVVAAERVWSDEQKDFDCNTRQPGCTNVCYDHFFPISHIRLWALQLIFVTCPSFMVVMHVAYRNERERKYHAKHGKETKLYENTGKKHGGLWWTYLLSLFIKTGIEISFLYILHKIYDSFYLPRLVKCEISPCPNLVDCYIGHPTEKKVFTYFMVGASALCIVLNICEIFYLVAKRVVRIGHKMKKKRKMLPDEEYSKGKSCSDCTLPISRLEMQPLKPRFSSHLQAPLAAHLRASAPDLSTAR from the coding sequence ATGGACTGGAAGACCTTCCAAGCCCTACTGAGCGGGGTGAACAAGTACTCTACGGCATTTGGCCGCATCTGGCTctctgtggtgtttgtgttcagggTGATGGTGTACGTGGTGGCGGCAGAGCGCGTATGGAGCGATGAGCAGAAGGACTTTGACTGCAACACCAGGCAACCTGGGTGCACCAATGTCTGTTATGACCACTTTTTCCCCATTTCCCACATCCGCCTGTGGGCCCTGCAGCTGATTTTCGTCACCTGCCCCTCCTTCATGGTTGTGATGCACGTGGCGTATCGTAACGAACGCGAGCGGAAGTACCACGCCAAGCACGGCAAGGAGACCAAGCTGTACGAGAACACTGGGAAGAAGCACGGCGGTCTCTGGTGGACCTATTTGCTCAGCCTGTTCATCAAGACAGGCATCGAGATTTCCTTCCTCTACATCCTGCACAAAATCTACGACAGCTTCTACCTGCCCCGGCTGGTCAAGTGTGAGATCAGCCCCTGCCCCAATTTGGTGGACTGCTACATCGGCCACCCAACAGAGAAGAAGGTCTTCACCTACTTTATGGTGGGCGCCTCAGCCCTTTGCATTGTGCTAAACATCTGCGAGATATTCTACCTTGTAGCTAAACGCGTGGTGCGCATCGGACACAAGATGAAGAAAAAGCGCAAAATGCTCCCCGATGAAGAGTACAGTAAAGGGAAATCCTGCAGTGACTGTACTCTGCCCATATCTAGGCTGGAGATGCAACCTCTAAAGCCCAGGTTTTCAAGCCACCTTCAGGCCCCCTTAGCGGCTCACCTGCGTGCGTCTGCCCCTGACCTGTCCACTGCAAGATAG